TGAAAGTGCAAAAGAATCAATCCGTATTTCAGCTTGGAATGATACTCTTTTAGAATATCTCCCTTTACTAGAACAAAAAGCAAAACAAGGTGTTAAAATTGAATCCCTTATTGTTGGAGAAGTAGAAACAGACTTAGAAAACATGCATTTTCTAATCCCAGCTGAAGAACCTAATGCATTAGAGCGCTATTTGCTACTCATCGTTGACGATCGTGAAATTTTATTTGCTGGCGTAGAACAAGAGTCATGGCAAGCGATGAAAACAATGTCACAACCATTCGTAAAGTTCTTTACAGAATTTTTCTATCACGACGTTGCACTTGCAAAGATTACCCAGAAACACCATGACCTCTTTATGGAAGATGAGGAAATTAAGAGTTTGTTAATGAAATTAAGATACTAATTAAATAATAAAAAGGAGTCTAGTTTTTCACTTAGACTCCTTTTCGTTTTGTTCCTTTATCTCCATCAACAGCTCAATGATTTTCTCATTTTGCTCTACCTGTTTCTCTGAATTTTTATAGATGAAACGAACCCATCTAAGTGCAAGAATAATAAGAAACAACGGAAGTATCGAAATTAGAAGACCAATAATTGAAAAATTCGTATACATATACCTCACCTCGCTATACACCCTTTCTCCATTTCTCTACTAAAACCTGCAATTTTTTACAAATAAAAAAAGAACCTATCAAACGATAGATTCTTCTTTCGCAAACTGAGTAGAGCGTCCTCTCGTAATCGAGAAAATCGCGCAAAGCAGTGCTAATATAATAAAGCCACCGCCTACCCAAGCGTTATATATAACAGATGATTTTTCAATAACAACTCCACCTACTGTTGAACCGAGTGCAATTCCTAAATGAAGCGCAGAGTTATTTAAACCTTGCTGAATACCAGCTGATTCCGGTGCAATTTCAATTAAATAATTTTGCTGTGCTGGTGAAATCGCCCAGCTCAGCATACTCCAAAGTCCCATCATAATGATGAAGAGCGGGAATGAGAATGTCATTAATGGCAACATGAAGATTGCACATGCAAATACGATAATAATCGAGATAATACTTTTCTTCGACCCCCATTTATCAGCAAGCCATCCACCAAATCCGCCGCCAATTACTGCTGCGATTCCGAAAATGAAGTAAAACACACTAATCC
This genomic interval from Bacillus thuringiensis contains the following:
- a CDS encoding TrmB family transcriptional regulator encodes the protein MLQKFGFSQYESQAYEVVVSSNEPLDATTIVKHSGVPKAKIYEVLARLIDKGMVMDSVSEKKKLYTALPLKLAIEKLTTEFQSNIKELETNISKKSFTDDRVWSLKMQSSIRVQSKELIESAKESIRISAWNDTLLEYLPLLEQKAKQGVKIESLIVGEVETDLENMHFLIPAEEPNALERYLLLIVDDREILFAGVEQESWQAMKTMSQPFVKFFTEFFYHDVALAKITQKHHDLFMEDEEIKSLLMKLRY